A window of the Nisaea acidiphila genome harbors these coding sequences:
- a CDS encoding NAD(P)-dependent oxidoreductase — translation MPARPPSRRAGIAARLAAIRTNIQGRTLTDMEKIGFIGLGDMGGPLARNLKASGADMIVYDINPKAVAALAAKGAEAAGSVAEVAKAADIVITVLPASPHVREVVLGPGGVLENAKPGTLVMDMSTIDPETTDELSKKLVEAGLAFVDSPIGPPSSSPNVASRSSWSAPAATISAG, via the coding sequence ATGCCCGCCCGGCCGCCTTCCCGCCGGGCGGGCATTGCCGCTAGGCTTGCCGCAATAAGAACAAACATCCAGGGAAGGACGCTCACAGACATGGAAAAGATCGGATTCATCGGCCTCGGCGACATGGGCGGGCCGCTCGCCCGCAACCTAAAGGCCTCCGGCGCGGACATGATCGTCTATGACATCAATCCGAAGGCCGTTGCGGCGCTGGCAGCCAAGGGCGCGGAGGCCGCCGGCTCCGTTGCCGAGGTGGCGAAGGCCGCTGACATCGTCATCACCGTATTGCCGGCCTCCCCGCATGTGCGCGAAGTGGTGCTCGGTCCCGGCGGCGTGCTGGAAAATGCCAAGCCCGGCACGCTGGTGATGGACATGAGCACCATCGATCCCGAGACCACGGACGAGCTCTCGAAAAAGCTGGTCGAGGCCGGCCTCGCCTTCGTCGACTCGCCGATCGGCCCACCGTCGAGTTCGCCGAACGTGGCGAGTCGCTCTTCATGGTCGGCGCCAGCAGCAACGATTTCGGCCGGGTGA
- a CDS encoding DODA-type extradiol aromatic ring-opening family dioxygenase, producing the protein MTKQPSLFLPHGAPDLLLTEHPAKRFLAELGSRVGRPEAILVISAHWESPRLALTTASTPETVHDFYGFPAELYEYRYPARTDAGLSRRTIELLADLGYAAEADGARGFDHGAWVPLLLAFPEADIPVVQLSLLAGGTARQHFEIGRALAPLRAEGVLIVGSGSVTHNLRALGPEGTPPPVWATAFDDFVAFGTESGDWDDLMHFPDAPDSARLAHPTPEHFLPFFVAAGAGDTDHGTRLHRSFSHSSISMSAFSFGDGALAA; encoded by the coding sequence ATGACCAAGCAACCCAGCCTTTTCCTGCCGCACGGCGCGCCCGACCTGCTGCTGACGGAGCATCCCGCGAAACGCTTTCTCGCGGAGCTCGGCAGCCGGGTCGGCCGGCCGGAGGCTATCCTTGTCATCTCGGCGCACTGGGAAAGCCCGCGCCTTGCCCTGACCACCGCCAGCACACCGGAAACCGTGCACGATTTCTACGGCTTCCCGGCGGAACTCTATGAGTACCGTTACCCTGCAAGGACGGATGCGGGCCTGAGCCGCCGGACAATCGAACTGCTCGCCGATCTCGGCTACGCCGCGGAGGCCGACGGCGCCCGCGGTTTCGACCACGGCGCCTGGGTGCCGCTGCTGCTGGCCTTTCCGGAAGCCGATATCCCTGTCGTGCAGCTCTCGCTGCTCGCAGGCGGTACCGCCCGGCAGCATTTCGAGATCGGCCGGGCACTTGCGCCGCTCCGTGCGGAGGGCGTTCTGATCGTCGGCTCCGGCTCGGTCACGCACAATCTGCGCGCTCTCGGTCCGGAGGGGACCCCGCCTCCGGTCTGGGCGACCGCGTTCGACGATTTCGTCGCCTTCGGCACTGAGTCCGGAGATTGGGACGATCTCATGCACTTTCCCGATGCCCCGGATAGTGCGCGTCTCGCACATCCGACGCCGGAACATTTCCTGCCGTTTTTCGTCGCCGCCGGCGCCGGAGATACGGATCACGGAACGCGCCTGCACCGGAGCTTCAGCCACAGCTCAATCAGCATGTCCGCCTTCTCCTTCGGCGACGGAGCCTTGGCCGCCTGA
- a CDS encoding DoxX family protein, with product MTNTSNADYAALLLRLSLGVLFIAHGALKLFVFTPAGTVGFFGSLGLPAIFAYLTILAEIGGGAALIAGFATRLVSIATLPILLGAIFLVHGANGWLYSNPNGGWEFPAFWAVALIVQALLGDGAYAVKTPRLLALTPASASE from the coding sequence ATGACCAACACCTCGAATGCGGATTATGCCGCGCTCCTGCTTCGTCTCTCCCTCGGCGTGCTCTTCATCGCGCACGGCGCGCTCAAGCTCTTCGTCTTCACGCCAGCCGGCACAGTCGGCTTTTTCGGGAGCCTCGGCCTGCCCGCCATCTTCGCCTATCTCACCATCCTCGCCGAGATCGGCGGCGGCGCCGCGCTGATCGCCGGTTTCGCGACCCGCCTCGTCTCCATTGCCACCCTGCCAATCCTGCTCGGCGCGATCTTCCTGGTGCACGGGGCCAACGGCTGGCTCTACAGCAACCCGAACGGCGGCTGGGAATTCCCGGCGTTCTGGGCCGTGGCCCTGATCGTCCAGGCCCTGCTCGGCGACGGTGCCTATGCGGTCAAGACCCCTCGCCTGCTCGCCCTCACGCCGGCCAGCGCGAGCGAGTAG